The DNA segment ACCTCTGTGACTCCTGAGGGGACCCTCCGTCCTGAAAGTTCGGGGGTTCACTTGCGGTCGCGTTCCCGATCGCCTCCTCTCGTCCCCGGCCCCAGAACGAATACCCTTATCCCCCTTCTCCCGCAACCTATTCCTCAGGAGGCTACCCGCCTGAAGATCGCCTACGTCTACGATGCCGTCTACCCCTGGGTGAAGGGCGGGGTCGAGAAGCGCATCCGCGAGGTCTCAGTTCGGCTCGCGGACCGGGGGCACGAGGTCCACGTCTACGGGATGCGTTGCTGGGACGGCCCGGCCGTGATCGAGCGCGACGGGGTGACCCTCCACGGCGTCTGTCCGGGGGAGGCGCTCTACTCCGATGGCCGGCGGACGGTCCCGCAGGCGGTCCGGTTTGGGAAGGCGGTGCTCCGGCCGCTCCTCTCCTCCGGCGCCGACGTCGTCGACTGCCAGAACTTCCCCTACTTCTCGTGTTTCTCGGCGAAGGCGGCGTCGGTGCGGCGAGGCTTCCCACTCGTCGTCACCTGGCACGAGGTCTGGGGCGACTACTGGTACGACTACCTCGGGCGGCGGGGGGCGTTCGGGAAGGCCGTCGAGCGGCTGGCCGCCGGGCTTACCGATCATCACGTCGCGGTCTCGCCCTCGACGGCCCGGGCGCTCGAAGCCCTCGGGGTCTCGGGGCCGGTCCCGGTCGTGCCGAACGGGATTGATCTCGCGCGGATCGCGGCCGTCCCCCCGGCGGCGGAGGAGTGGGACGTCATCTTCACCGGCCGGTTGATCCGGGAAAAGAACGTCGACGTCCTCCTCCGGGCGCTCGTAGCGGTCCGGGAGGAAGTCCCCGACCTCCGGGCCCTGGTCGTCGGCGACGG comes from the Methanoculleus marisnigri JR1 genome and includes:
- a CDS encoding glycosyltransferase family 4 protein, translated to MRSRSRSPPLVPGPRTNTLIPLLPQPIPQEATRLKIAYVYDAVYPWVKGGVEKRIREVSVRLADRGHEVHVYGMRCWDGPAVIERDGVTLHGVCPGEALYSDGRRTVPQAVRFGKAVLRPLLSSGADVVDCQNFPYFSCFSAKAASVRRGFPLVVTWHEVWGDYWYDYLGRRGAFGKAVERLAAGLTDHHVAVSPSTARALEALGVSGPVPVVPNGIDLARIAAVPPAAEEWDVIFTGRLIREKNVDVLLRALVAVREEVPDLRALVVGDGPERPALERLARDLGLDESVTFTGFLPDHDAVVAAMKASRVFVLPSTREGFGIAALEAMACGIPVVTTDHPGNAAGDLVVPGVNGYRPGLSAGELGEGILAGLERGAQMRDGCLRTAGEYQWEEIVRRIEAVYDRCVGDASAEVREGDV